The sequence below is a genomic window from bacterium.
CGGCGCTGTTCAGCAAGTTCGTCACCCACTTCACCACCGCGGTGGTCTACTACTTCACCGCCCTGGCGATCGGCGTCGTCGGGGCGCAGTTCTGGCCGATCGTCTTCGGCTCGACGATCCAGATCCTCGGCACCGTCTTCGCCCCGACCATCGCCGGCGAGGGCGCGCGCGAAGCCTTTCAGGCGCTGCTGCTGCAGAAACAGCTCGGCGGCGTCCCCCAGGCGGTGCTCTCGGCTGCCCTCGGCTTCATCGCCGCTGAGGCGGCGACGCTGTGGGGCGGCGCCTTCCTGCTGGTGCGCAAGCCGGGCTGGCGGCCGACCTTCACCCGCGTCGACGACGCGCCGGTTGACTACGCCTGGATCGACGACCGCGAGGCGGTGGACTTCCAGCGCGCGGCGAAGATGGCCGCCGCCGCCCGCCGCTGACCCGGCGCCATGGCGGGTGGTGAAAGGCCCATCGTGTCCGAGGGGCTCGAGCCGCCGTCGCCGCCGAGCCGGCTGCCACGGGCGAGGATTGCCATCGGCGCCGTGGTCCTGGTCGCCTTCCTCCTCATCGCCCGGCAGGGCGGCGCCCACATTCCGCAGTTCGCGGCATGGGTCAATCGCCTCGGCCTCTGGGGGCCGGTGGTGTTCATCCTCGGCTACGCCGTGGCGGTGGTCGCCTTCGTGCCCGCGTCGCTGCTGACCCTCGCCGCCGGGGCGATCTTCGGCATCGCCCGCGGCGTCGTCATCGTCTTCATCGCCGCCGTGCTCGGCTCCTCCGCGGCGTTCCTGGTCTCGCGCTATCTCGCCCGCGCGGCCATCGAACAGCGGGTGCGCGGCAACGCGCGCTTCGCCGCCATCGACCGCGCCGTCGGCGCCGAGGGGCGCAAGATCGTCTTCCTGCTGCGGCTCTCGCCCGCCGTCCCGTTCACGCTGCTGAACTACGCCCTGGGGCTGACCCGTGTCCGCTTCGCCGACTACGTCGTCGCCTCCATCGGCATGCTGCCGGCCACGACGCTCTACGTGTACTACGGCAAGCTCGCCGGCGACGTCGCCGCCCTCGCCGGCGGCGCCGCGGTCGAGAAGGGCGCCGGCTACTATGCGGTGCTGGCGATCGGCCTGGCGGCGACCATCGCGGTCACGGCGGTGGTGACGCGGACGGCACGGCGAGCGC
It includes:
- a CDS encoding TVP38/TMEM64 family protein, producing the protein MAGGERPIVSEGLEPPSPPSRLPRARIAIGAVVLVAFLLIARQGGAHIPQFAAWVNRLGLWGPVVFILGYAVAVVAFVPASLLTLAAGAIFGIARGVVIVFIAAVLGSSAAFLVSRYLARAAIEQRVRGNARFAAIDRAVGAEGRKIVFLLRLSPAVPFTLLNYALGLTRVRFADYVVASIGMLPATTLYVYYGKLAGDVAALAGGAAVEKGAGYYAVLAIGLAATIAVTAVVTRTARRALQAVAE